From the Scophthalmus maximus strain ysfricsl-2021 chromosome 11, ASM2237912v1, whole genome shotgun sequence genome, one window contains:
- the LOC118299414 gene encoding A-kinase anchor protein SPHKAP isoform X1: protein MLSSLFTLLRTFTELNFQSSAMLEGSESVEVEGGSTGSAVASSISACKKVLCSNSVLDSSEYWQRNEKALCQLGLLEDDAEGGCTMICFVNLDPQQTDCRDDKNMKKLASVSPDLPKLVELLTVHQQKENEILLFGGLEASDACQTHPQSPPQGERYTYSVACSIQVRQQRSTGVCLVQCSGQRRCSQPGSIIFEINKFLIGLQWGKEQQPPQGRAAGQRVEDDTNRSISSIEEDFMTASEHLGDDSEDDGFRNEAESGDLAESLVDVAQKHCVRLACQRGQLAHHQSREEAEVKRERHRLASLHTKESAGHYATNLAESVLQDAFIRLSQDETSFVSEAAVSMSLASHPSNFTGPSKAKEPSQQRTCSFELPKIVIVQSPDSSDGAAEWPETQVSHVPDQDFTAKAREMPEKGTQVHIPHHNGAHPSKHVEVALACAASVIGTITNPHLTEQLAMDSASEEDTEEELQDPKEKVDYSLSSAMCGMAQVAGAVAAVEITEVSREAGNSDTESAEVCTASLGLMSAAEASAAFTLHCSVAEGTSVEAFRANIAEVLHKEAAEVLTQPRGYKSVAHLLAATHNKIVDGITCPKKSCMDEREVDDLINEVADSLFKHALEKAKKKKELEGTGKDALSLQVCLQDSVNNLLFDILCLTQKKISHISRCDQGSLETQEGAWEPASTKENKDALSQLQCSVDHSQSTNSDNHNGTLYCADKLNMVPGLKEKYVLEGSDLIASSSTAHGKEQQSCCRHSLSKSMSLPTRDHQQIQQGSGAIREPLSEIPIHSTERKERLVTGNDSRQASLTPQSSLNSCCSLLSLRIDSESRTPITCYADDLAATVVSMATELAAICLENSTGKQPWFCGLKGISPEGPEAYLIPAYRSVLRRKESQSSNAASKKHRAPRLSEIKKKTEEQPELMERLVNRVVDESVHPDEPQDPFALFASEVTARIMNCPELNVVDTSKTGQPRSRLQCERWSRGKASSYESIPEEDADPSGTPNTLGPCSRLGQNLSRGSSISKQSSCESITDEFSRFMVNQMETEGRGFDLLLDYYAGKNASSILAAAVQQAASKKNGHLNVRASSCLSKQSSTESITEEFYRFMLRDMDKENREYGIAKTKEWSNSLFPPSVRTPFCIRQSSVPDRRSSDSRLTVNSPIKANSFDGFARNVHGDTLNIYPTNSVSAMGLCKSDSCLYQRGKTDQITDMLIHETWSSSIESLMRKNKIIADPEDSIDLEAAGDFQPHVQQFANRLAADIVDIGKSALGGQQDVAGGVPWSHPQSHMPVGERRKGYKQSHLSCSRSRSSQEQAGTGVGSGAGDCSATRMRGPGNVPLIHIEADQKDEETLLNPERPGKGPQESAPDMSAAKQTEREAANGSSSERDRPAVAVAALVKRDKRSMSASSEESMGSWSHITPEDDPHEETSSFIQLSEGTGTSSASSLGLADLDAFSDVPTQSTVISEQTEKGHLAGTKENVFASGSAKTAGSGGNLRELLVVNCDLEAECVDSELRVALQWIAASELGLPALYFMKSKEKRVAKFQRVVQLVSQKAWRVADLFGAVVQFCQLQEREEEEGKSLSSLFDWLLQTA from the exons TAACTTCCAGTCGTCTGCCATGTTGGAAGGCTCGGAGTCCGTTGAGGTGGAGGGAGGCAGCACAGGCAGCGCCGTGGCCTCGTCCATCAGCGCCTGTAAGAAG GTGCTGTGCAGTAACAGTGTGCTGGACTCGTCCGAATACTGGCAGAGGAACGAGAAAGCTCTGTGTCAACTGGGCCTGCTCGAAGACGACGCGGAGGGCGGCTGCACCATG atcTGTTTTGTAAATCTTGACCCTCAGCAAACGGACTGCCGTGATGACAAAAACATGAAG AAACTGGCATCCGTCTCTCCTGATCTGCCAAAGCTCGTGGAATTACTTACTGTCCAccagcagaaagaaaatgagatccTACTGTTCGGTGGCCTAGAAGCCTCAGACGCCTGCCAAACACACCCACAGTCCCCCCCTCAG GGAGAACGTTACACTTACAGTGTGGCATGTTCCATTCAGGTCAGGCAGCAGAGAAGCACCGGCGTGTGCCTGGTTCAGTGTTCAGGGCAGAGGCGATGCAGCCAACCCGGAAGCATCATCTTTGAGATCAACAAGTTCCTGATCGGTTTGCAGTGGGGGAAGGAGCAACAGCCTCCGCAGGGCCGAGCGGCAGGGCAGCGGGTCGAGGACGACACCAATCGCTCCATCTCTTCCATAGAGGAAGACTTCATGACGGCTTCAGAGCACCTGGGAGATGACAGCGAAGACGATGGCTTCAGAAACG AGGCCGAGAGTGGTGATCTGGCAGAGAGCTTGGTAGATGTTGCACAGAAGCACTGTGTCAGACTCGCATGTCAGAGGGGACAGCTGGCCCATCatcagagcagggaggaggcTGAGGTGAAAAGGGAACGGCATCGGCTAGCAAGCCTCCATACTAAGGAATCAGCTGGTCACTATGCCACCAATCTGGCCGAGTCAGTACTGCAAGATGCCTTCATACGCCTCTCTCAAGATGAAACCTCCTTTGTCTCTGAGGCTGCTGTCAGCATGTCCCTTGCAAGTCATCCGTCCAACTTCACTGGTCCTTCAAAGGCCAAAGAGCCTTCCCAGCAGCGCACCTGCTCTTTTGAGCTCCCCAAGATTGTCATAGTTCAAAGCCCAGACAGCTCTGATGGGGCTGCAGAATGGCCAGAGACACAGGTGTCCCATGTGCCCGACCAGGACTTCACTGCCAAAGCAAGAGAGATGCCGGAGAAAGGGACGCAGGTTCACATTCCCCACCACAATGGAGCACATCCATCCAAACATGTAGAGGTGGCTTTGGCCTGTGCTGCCAGTGTCATTGGCACCATTACTAACCCACATTTGACAGAACAGCTCGCCATGGACTCAGCttcagaggaggacacagaggaggagctgcaggacccaaaggAGAAAGTTGACTACTCCCTCTCCTCAGCCATGTGTGGCATGGCTCAGGTAGCTGGTGCTGTAGCAGCTGTAGAGATAACAGAGGTGTCACGGGAGGCCGGCAATTCTGACACAGAATCTGCTGAAGTCTGCACAGCATCCCTGGGTCTGATGTCTGCTGCTGAGGCCTCTGCAGCCTTCACGCTGCACTGCAGTGTGGCAGAGGGTACCAGTGTTGAAGCATTTCGCGCCAACATTGCTGAGGTCCTACACAAGGAAGCAGCAGAGGTGCTTACTCAGCCACGAGGCTACAAGAGTGTAGCTCACTTGCTGGCAGCCACACATAACAAGATAGTAGATGGCATTACTTGTCCAAAAAAATCCTGCATGGATGAAAGGGAGGTTGATGACTTAATAAATGAAGTTGCAGACAGCCTATTTAAGCATGCTTTAGAgaaagcaaaaaagaagaaagagctgGAGGGGACTGGAAAAGATGCACTGAGCCTCCAGGTTTGTCTGCAGGACAGTGTAAATAATTTGCTGTTTGATATCCTTTGCCTGACACAGAAGAAAATCAGTCACATCTCTAGATGTGACCAAGGGTCATTGGAGACACAAGAGGGTGCTTGGGAGCCTGCATCTACAAAGGAGAACAAGGATGCATTAAGCCAATTACAGTGCTCGGTTGACCATAGCCAGTCCACCAATAGTGACAACCACAATGGCACATTGTACTGCGCAGATAAGCTTAACATGGTTCCTGGGCTGAAAGAGAAATATGTGCTTGAGGGAAGTGATCTCATTGCATCGTCATCCACAGCACACGGCAAAGAGCAACAGTCATGCTGTAGACACAGTCTGTCTAAATCCATGTCCTTGCCTACCAGAGACCACCAGCAGATCCAGCAGGGCAGCGGTGCCATCAGAGAACCTTTGAGTGAAATCCCAATTCAcagcacagagaggaaggaacGGTTAGTCACGGGGAATGACAGCAGACAGGCCTCCCTCACCCCACAGTCCTCCCTCAATTCGTGCTGTTCTCTCCTGTCATTGAGAATTGACTCTGAATCCAGGACACCCATTACCTGCTACGCTGATGATTTGGCTGCGACAGTGGTGTCTATGGCCACAGAACTAGCAGCCATCTGCCTGGAGAACTCCACTGGGAAACAACCCTGGTTCTGCGGCCTGAAAGGGATATCTCCTGAAGGGCCAGAGGCCTATTTGATTCCAGCTTACCGCTCAGTGCTAAGGAGGAAAGAGAGTCAGAGCAGCAATGCTGCCTCCAAGAAACATCGGGCACCACGCCTAAGTGagatcaagaaaaaaacagaggagcaaCCGGAACTGATGGAGCGGCTTGTGAACCGGGTGGTGGACGAGTCAGTCCACCCTGATGAACCGCAGGACCCGTTTGCCCTCTTTGCCTCAGAGGTCACAGCCAGGATCATGAACTGCCCTGAGCTGAATGTGGTAGATACTTCCAAAACAGGCCAGCCACGCAGCAGGTTGCAGTGTGAAAGGTGGAGCCGAGGGAAGGCATCAAGTTATGAGAGCATTCCGGAAGAAGACGCAGACCCCTCAGGCACACCCAACACACTGGGGCCTTGCAGTCGATTAGGTCAAAATTTAAGTCGTGGCAGCTCAATTTCTAAGCAGTCCAGCTGTGAGAGCATCACAGATGAGTTCTCACGATTCATGGTAAACCAGATGGAGACCGAGGGCAGGGGCTTTGACCTTCTGCTGGACTATTATGCAGGAAAAAATGCCAGTAGCATTCTGGCTGCAGCTGTGCAACAGGCGGCATCAAAGAAAAATGGTCATCTTAATGTCAGGGCCTCATCCTGCCTGTCCAAACAATCGAGCACAGAGAGCATCACAGAGGAGTTCTACAGGTTTATGCTTCGGGACATGGATAAGGAAAACAGAGAGTATGGCATTGCCAAGACTAAAGAATGGAGCAACAGCCTGTTCCCCCCTTCTGTTAGGACACCATTCTGCATACGACAGTCCTCTGTCCCAGACCGGCGCTCCTCAGACTCACGGCTGACTGTCAACTCACCAATTAAAGCCAACTCTTTTGATGGATTTGCCCGCAATGTGCATGGAGACACACTGAATATCTATCCCACCAACTCTGTGTCAGCCATGGGACTATGTAAGTCAGACTCCTGCCTCTATCAAAGGGGTAAGACTGACCAGATTACTGATATGCTGATTCATGAGACCTGGTCGAGCTCCATTGAGTCCTTGATGAGAAAGAATAAAATCATTGCTGATCCAGAGGACAGTATTGACCTGGAGGCTGCAGGTGACTTCCAGCCACATGTGCAGCAGTTTGCCAATCGCCTGGCAGCTGACATTGTAGATATAGGCAAGTCTGCACTTGGGGGCCAGCAAGATGTCGCTGGGGGCGTGCCTTGGTCTCACCCACAGTCGCACATGCCTGTCGGTGAAAGAAGGAAGGGATACAAACAATCTCACCTAAGTTGCAGTCGGAGTAGGTCCAGCCAGGAGCAAGCTGGTACTGGAGTAGGATCCGGTGCTGGTGACTGCAGCGCAACCCGCATGAGGGGCCCTGGAAATGTACCACTTATCCACATTGAGGCAGATCAGAAGGACGAGGAGACTCTTTTAAACCCCGAAAGGCCTGGAAAAGGACCTCAGGAATCCGCCCCAGACATGTCAGCTGCCaagcagacggagagagaagcagCCAACGGCAGCAG CAGTGAGAGGGACAGGCCAGCTGTGGCGGTGGCTGCACTAGTGAAGAGGGACAAGCGTTCTATGAGCGCTAGCAGTGAAGAGAGCATGGGGAGCTGGTCCCATATAACCCCTGAAGATGACCCCCACGAGGAGACCAGTAGTTTTATCCAGCTGAGCGAGGG GACCGGGACCAGCAGCGCATCCAGCCTAGGCCTGGCAGACCTGGACGCCTTTTCTGATGTGCCCACTCAGAGCACAGTGATCAG TGAGCAGACTGAGAAAGGACATCTGGCAGGGACCAAGGAGAATGTATTTG CCAGCGGCTCGGCGAAGACGGCAGGCAGCGGTGGGAACCTCAGGGAGCTGCTGGTGGTAAATTGTGACCTGGAGGCGGAGTGTGTGGACTCTGAGCTGAGGGTGGCCCTGCAGTGGATCGCTGCCTCCGAGCTGGGCCTCCCTGCGCTCTACTTCATGAAGTCCAAAGAGAAGAGGGTTGCAAAG TTCCAGAGGGTGGTGCAGCTCGTGTCTCAGAAGGCGTGGCGGGTCGCAGATTTGTTCGGCGCCGTGGTTCAGTTCTgtcagctgcaggagagagaggaagaggagggcaaGTCTCTGTCCAGCCTGTTTGATTGGCTTTTGCAGACCGCGTAG
- the LOC118299414 gene encoding A-kinase anchor protein SPHKAP isoform X2, with the protein MAGVKCLLKTPSNFQSSAMLEGSESVEVEGGSTGSAVASSISACKKVLCSNSVLDSSEYWQRNEKALCQLGLLEDDAEGGCTMICFVNLDPQQTDCRDDKNMKKLASVSPDLPKLVELLTVHQQKENEILLFGGLEASDACQTHPQSPPQGERYTYSVACSIQVRQQRSTGVCLVQCSGQRRCSQPGSIIFEINKFLIGLQWGKEQQPPQGRAAGQRVEDDTNRSISSIEEDFMTASEHLGDDSEDDGFRNEAESGDLAESLVDVAQKHCVRLACQRGQLAHHQSREEAEVKRERHRLASLHTKESAGHYATNLAESVLQDAFIRLSQDETSFVSEAAVSMSLASHPSNFTGPSKAKEPSQQRTCSFELPKIVIVQSPDSSDGAAEWPETQVSHVPDQDFTAKAREMPEKGTQVHIPHHNGAHPSKHVEVALACAASVIGTITNPHLTEQLAMDSASEEDTEEELQDPKEKVDYSLSSAMCGMAQVAGAVAAVEITEVSREAGNSDTESAEVCTASLGLMSAAEASAAFTLHCSVAEGTSVEAFRANIAEVLHKEAAEVLTQPRGYKSVAHLLAATHNKIVDGITCPKKSCMDEREVDDLINEVADSLFKHALEKAKKKKELEGTGKDALSLQVCLQDSVNNLLFDILCLTQKKISHISRCDQGSLETQEGAWEPASTKENKDALSQLQCSVDHSQSTNSDNHNGTLYCADKLNMVPGLKEKYVLEGSDLIASSSTAHGKEQQSCCRHSLSKSMSLPTRDHQQIQQGSGAIREPLSEIPIHSTERKERLVTGNDSRQASLTPQSSLNSCCSLLSLRIDSESRTPITCYADDLAATVVSMATELAAICLENSTGKQPWFCGLKGISPEGPEAYLIPAYRSVLRRKESQSSNAASKKHRAPRLSEIKKKTEEQPELMERLVNRVVDESVHPDEPQDPFALFASEVTARIMNCPELNVVDTSKTGQPRSRLQCERWSRGKASSYESIPEEDADPSGTPNTLGPCSRLGQNLSRGSSISKQSSCESITDEFSRFMVNQMETEGRGFDLLLDYYAGKNASSILAAAVQQAASKKNGHLNVRASSCLSKQSSTESITEEFYRFMLRDMDKENREYGIAKTKEWSNSLFPPSVRTPFCIRQSSVPDRRSSDSRLTVNSPIKANSFDGFARNVHGDTLNIYPTNSVSAMGLCKSDSCLYQRGKTDQITDMLIHETWSSSIESLMRKNKIIADPEDSIDLEAAGDFQPHVQQFANRLAADIVDIGKSALGGQQDVAGGVPWSHPQSHMPVGERRKGYKQSHLSCSRSRSSQEQAGTGVGSGAGDCSATRMRGPGNVPLIHIEADQKDEETLLNPERPGKGPQESAPDMSAAKQTEREAANGSSSERDRPAVAVAALVKRDKRSMSASSEESMGSWSHITPEDDPHEETSSFIQLSEGTGTSSASSLGLADLDAFSDVPTQSTVISEQTEKGHLAGTKENVFASGSAKTAGSGGNLRELLVVNCDLEAECVDSELRVALQWIAASELGLPALYFMKSKEKRVAKFQRVVQLVSQKAWRVADLFGAVVQFCQLQEREEEEGKSLSSLFDWLLQTA; encoded by the exons ATGGCAGGCGTAAAGTGCCTCCTGAAAACGCCGAG TAACTTCCAGTCGTCTGCCATGTTGGAAGGCTCGGAGTCCGTTGAGGTGGAGGGAGGCAGCACAGGCAGCGCCGTGGCCTCGTCCATCAGCGCCTGTAAGAAG GTGCTGTGCAGTAACAGTGTGCTGGACTCGTCCGAATACTGGCAGAGGAACGAGAAAGCTCTGTGTCAACTGGGCCTGCTCGAAGACGACGCGGAGGGCGGCTGCACCATG atcTGTTTTGTAAATCTTGACCCTCAGCAAACGGACTGCCGTGATGACAAAAACATGAAG AAACTGGCATCCGTCTCTCCTGATCTGCCAAAGCTCGTGGAATTACTTACTGTCCAccagcagaaagaaaatgagatccTACTGTTCGGTGGCCTAGAAGCCTCAGACGCCTGCCAAACACACCCACAGTCCCCCCCTCAG GGAGAACGTTACACTTACAGTGTGGCATGTTCCATTCAGGTCAGGCAGCAGAGAAGCACCGGCGTGTGCCTGGTTCAGTGTTCAGGGCAGAGGCGATGCAGCCAACCCGGAAGCATCATCTTTGAGATCAACAAGTTCCTGATCGGTTTGCAGTGGGGGAAGGAGCAACAGCCTCCGCAGGGCCGAGCGGCAGGGCAGCGGGTCGAGGACGACACCAATCGCTCCATCTCTTCCATAGAGGAAGACTTCATGACGGCTTCAGAGCACCTGGGAGATGACAGCGAAGACGATGGCTTCAGAAACG AGGCCGAGAGTGGTGATCTGGCAGAGAGCTTGGTAGATGTTGCACAGAAGCACTGTGTCAGACTCGCATGTCAGAGGGGACAGCTGGCCCATCatcagagcagggaggaggcTGAGGTGAAAAGGGAACGGCATCGGCTAGCAAGCCTCCATACTAAGGAATCAGCTGGTCACTATGCCACCAATCTGGCCGAGTCAGTACTGCAAGATGCCTTCATACGCCTCTCTCAAGATGAAACCTCCTTTGTCTCTGAGGCTGCTGTCAGCATGTCCCTTGCAAGTCATCCGTCCAACTTCACTGGTCCTTCAAAGGCCAAAGAGCCTTCCCAGCAGCGCACCTGCTCTTTTGAGCTCCCCAAGATTGTCATAGTTCAAAGCCCAGACAGCTCTGATGGGGCTGCAGAATGGCCAGAGACACAGGTGTCCCATGTGCCCGACCAGGACTTCACTGCCAAAGCAAGAGAGATGCCGGAGAAAGGGACGCAGGTTCACATTCCCCACCACAATGGAGCACATCCATCCAAACATGTAGAGGTGGCTTTGGCCTGTGCTGCCAGTGTCATTGGCACCATTACTAACCCACATTTGACAGAACAGCTCGCCATGGACTCAGCttcagaggaggacacagaggaggagctgcaggacccaaaggAGAAAGTTGACTACTCCCTCTCCTCAGCCATGTGTGGCATGGCTCAGGTAGCTGGTGCTGTAGCAGCTGTAGAGATAACAGAGGTGTCACGGGAGGCCGGCAATTCTGACACAGAATCTGCTGAAGTCTGCACAGCATCCCTGGGTCTGATGTCTGCTGCTGAGGCCTCTGCAGCCTTCACGCTGCACTGCAGTGTGGCAGAGGGTACCAGTGTTGAAGCATTTCGCGCCAACATTGCTGAGGTCCTACACAAGGAAGCAGCAGAGGTGCTTACTCAGCCACGAGGCTACAAGAGTGTAGCTCACTTGCTGGCAGCCACACATAACAAGATAGTAGATGGCATTACTTGTCCAAAAAAATCCTGCATGGATGAAAGGGAGGTTGATGACTTAATAAATGAAGTTGCAGACAGCCTATTTAAGCATGCTTTAGAgaaagcaaaaaagaagaaagagctgGAGGGGACTGGAAAAGATGCACTGAGCCTCCAGGTTTGTCTGCAGGACAGTGTAAATAATTTGCTGTTTGATATCCTTTGCCTGACACAGAAGAAAATCAGTCACATCTCTAGATGTGACCAAGGGTCATTGGAGACACAAGAGGGTGCTTGGGAGCCTGCATCTACAAAGGAGAACAAGGATGCATTAAGCCAATTACAGTGCTCGGTTGACCATAGCCAGTCCACCAATAGTGACAACCACAATGGCACATTGTACTGCGCAGATAAGCTTAACATGGTTCCTGGGCTGAAAGAGAAATATGTGCTTGAGGGAAGTGATCTCATTGCATCGTCATCCACAGCACACGGCAAAGAGCAACAGTCATGCTGTAGACACAGTCTGTCTAAATCCATGTCCTTGCCTACCAGAGACCACCAGCAGATCCAGCAGGGCAGCGGTGCCATCAGAGAACCTTTGAGTGAAATCCCAATTCAcagcacagagaggaaggaacGGTTAGTCACGGGGAATGACAGCAGACAGGCCTCCCTCACCCCACAGTCCTCCCTCAATTCGTGCTGTTCTCTCCTGTCATTGAGAATTGACTCTGAATCCAGGACACCCATTACCTGCTACGCTGATGATTTGGCTGCGACAGTGGTGTCTATGGCCACAGAACTAGCAGCCATCTGCCTGGAGAACTCCACTGGGAAACAACCCTGGTTCTGCGGCCTGAAAGGGATATCTCCTGAAGGGCCAGAGGCCTATTTGATTCCAGCTTACCGCTCAGTGCTAAGGAGGAAAGAGAGTCAGAGCAGCAATGCTGCCTCCAAGAAACATCGGGCACCACGCCTAAGTGagatcaagaaaaaaacagaggagcaaCCGGAACTGATGGAGCGGCTTGTGAACCGGGTGGTGGACGAGTCAGTCCACCCTGATGAACCGCAGGACCCGTTTGCCCTCTTTGCCTCAGAGGTCACAGCCAGGATCATGAACTGCCCTGAGCTGAATGTGGTAGATACTTCCAAAACAGGCCAGCCACGCAGCAGGTTGCAGTGTGAAAGGTGGAGCCGAGGGAAGGCATCAAGTTATGAGAGCATTCCGGAAGAAGACGCAGACCCCTCAGGCACACCCAACACACTGGGGCCTTGCAGTCGATTAGGTCAAAATTTAAGTCGTGGCAGCTCAATTTCTAAGCAGTCCAGCTGTGAGAGCATCACAGATGAGTTCTCACGATTCATGGTAAACCAGATGGAGACCGAGGGCAGGGGCTTTGACCTTCTGCTGGACTATTATGCAGGAAAAAATGCCAGTAGCATTCTGGCTGCAGCTGTGCAACAGGCGGCATCAAAGAAAAATGGTCATCTTAATGTCAGGGCCTCATCCTGCCTGTCCAAACAATCGAGCACAGAGAGCATCACAGAGGAGTTCTACAGGTTTATGCTTCGGGACATGGATAAGGAAAACAGAGAGTATGGCATTGCCAAGACTAAAGAATGGAGCAACAGCCTGTTCCCCCCTTCTGTTAGGACACCATTCTGCATACGACAGTCCTCTGTCCCAGACCGGCGCTCCTCAGACTCACGGCTGACTGTCAACTCACCAATTAAAGCCAACTCTTTTGATGGATTTGCCCGCAATGTGCATGGAGACACACTGAATATCTATCCCACCAACTCTGTGTCAGCCATGGGACTATGTAAGTCAGACTCCTGCCTCTATCAAAGGGGTAAGACTGACCAGATTACTGATATGCTGATTCATGAGACCTGGTCGAGCTCCATTGAGTCCTTGATGAGAAAGAATAAAATCATTGCTGATCCAGAGGACAGTATTGACCTGGAGGCTGCAGGTGACTTCCAGCCACATGTGCAGCAGTTTGCCAATCGCCTGGCAGCTGACATTGTAGATATAGGCAAGTCTGCACTTGGGGGCCAGCAAGATGTCGCTGGGGGCGTGCCTTGGTCTCACCCACAGTCGCACATGCCTGTCGGTGAAAGAAGGAAGGGATACAAACAATCTCACCTAAGTTGCAGTCGGAGTAGGTCCAGCCAGGAGCAAGCTGGTACTGGAGTAGGATCCGGTGCTGGTGACTGCAGCGCAACCCGCATGAGGGGCCCTGGAAATGTACCACTTATCCACATTGAGGCAGATCAGAAGGACGAGGAGACTCTTTTAAACCCCGAAAGGCCTGGAAAAGGACCTCAGGAATCCGCCCCAGACATGTCAGCTGCCaagcagacggagagagaagcagCCAACGGCAGCAG CAGTGAGAGGGACAGGCCAGCTGTGGCGGTGGCTGCACTAGTGAAGAGGGACAAGCGTTCTATGAGCGCTAGCAGTGAAGAGAGCATGGGGAGCTGGTCCCATATAACCCCTGAAGATGACCCCCACGAGGAGACCAGTAGTTTTATCCAGCTGAGCGAGGG GACCGGGACCAGCAGCGCATCCAGCCTAGGCCTGGCAGACCTGGACGCCTTTTCTGATGTGCCCACTCAGAGCACAGTGATCAG TGAGCAGACTGAGAAAGGACATCTGGCAGGGACCAAGGAGAATGTATTTG CCAGCGGCTCGGCGAAGACGGCAGGCAGCGGTGGGAACCTCAGGGAGCTGCTGGTGGTAAATTGTGACCTGGAGGCGGAGTGTGTGGACTCTGAGCTGAGGGTGGCCCTGCAGTGGATCGCTGCCTCCGAGCTGGGCCTCCCTGCGCTCTACTTCATGAAGTCCAAAGAGAAGAGGGTTGCAAAG TTCCAGAGGGTGGTGCAGCTCGTGTCTCAGAAGGCGTGGCGGGTCGCAGATTTGTTCGGCGCCGTGGTTCAGTTCTgtcagctgcaggagagagaggaagaggagggcaaGTCTCTGTCCAGCCTGTTTGATTGGCTTTTGCAGACCGCGTAG